One cyanobiont of Ornithocercus magnificus DNA segment encodes these proteins:
- a CDS encoding 30S ribosomal protein S7, whose amino-acid sequence MSRRNAAEKRPVLPDPQFNSRLATMMVARLMRHGKKSTAQRIFSGAFKLIQERTGGDPIELFETAVKNATPLVEVRARRVGGATYQVPMEVRQERGTAMALRWLVSFSRARNGRSMAQKLAGELMDAANEAGSAVRKREETHKMAEANKAFAHYRY is encoded by the coding sequence ATGTCACGCCGCAACGCCGCTGAAAAGCGCCCGGTTCTTCCCGACCCACAGTTCAATAGCCGACTTGCCACAATGATGGTGGCGCGTCTGATGAGGCACGGAAAGAAGTCGACGGCTCAGCGCATTTTCTCAGGTGCTTTTAAACTAATCCAAGAGCGTACTGGTGGTGATCCGATAGAACTGTTCGAGACCGCTGTCAAAAACGCCACGCCACTTGTTGAAGTGAGAGCGCGCCGTGTCGGAGGTGCAACCTATCAGGTTCCAATGGAGGTACGACAGGAACGCGGCACAGCTATGGCACTACGCTGGTTGGTTAGTTTCTCGCGTGCTCGCAACGGTAGAAGTATGGCCCAGAAACTAGCCGGCGAGCTCATGGACGCTGCTAACGAGGCGGGAAGCGCAGTCCGCAAGCGCGAGGAGACACACAAAATGGCCGAAGCCAATAAAGCATTTGCCCACTATCGCTACTGA